The window TCTGCCTCTTCCCACCTCTGTCTCCTCGTGAAGTCTTGTACCAAGTCGAACTGTTTCCCTTCCCTGAAGGAGACTAGTGAACCAGGTTGGAATTTTAAGATGTGAGCTTTAATTGTCACTTTACTGTCCAGGTATCAGCTCCAGGCAGGACTTGATTTGTTTATCTCTGTCACAACCTGCCTGTTCTTTTTCTGagttcactttttttttctccttttataTTTAAAATCAGTTTTACAGATGGGGAGGATTTGCAGTCAGGAAACTCCAAACTGAGCATCACTTCCAGATCTGACAGATTTCGCTTGATTTCTCATAACCCACTTATCAGCGGATTTTGAAAATGGAAGGGAAAAGTTCTGTTCACACTAGGGAGAAACTGTACGCTTGTTCTGCATGTGGACAAGTCTTCAGTCGCTCATCTGACTTGTCAAAGCACCAGTGCAGTCGCACTGgggagaaaccgtggaaatgtggggagtgtgggaagggattcaacTACCCATCCAAACTGGAAATTCATCTACGCTGTCACACTGGCGAGAGGCCGTTCATGTGCTCAGAGTGTGGAAAAGGCTTTGCTCATTATTCCAACCTGCTGTCACATCAGCGCGTTCACACCGGGCAGAAGCCATTCACCTGCCcgcagtgtgggaagggattcactcggtCATCTAATCTGCTGACACACCAGCGaattcacacaggggagaggccgtttGCCTGCCTGCAgtgcgggaagggattcactcggtCATCGcatctgctgagacaccagcgagtAAACGCTGGagagagaccgtt of the Chiloscyllium punctatum isolate Juve2018m chromosome 36, sChiPun1.3, whole genome shotgun sequence genome contains:
- the LOC140461015 gene encoding uncharacterized protein isoform X1; translation: MEGKSSVHTREKLYACSACGQVFSRSSDLSKHQCSRTGEKPWKCGECGKGFNYPSKLEIHLRCHTGERPFMCSECGKGFAHYSNLLSHQRVHTGQKPFTCPQCGKGFTRSSNLLTHQRIHTGERPFACLQCGKGFTRSSHLLRHQRVNAGERPFTCSDCGKAFTQSSDLLTHQRVHTGERPFTCSECGKGFTQSSHMLRHQRVHKELQSRDFAESHP